The genome window CCCGAATGGTTCAAGCCCGCCATCGGCGGCGCGCTGCTGGGCATCGTCGTCATTTTCTTCCCCCAGTCCTTCGGCGTGGGCTACGGGGCCATGAACCTCTCCCTGACCAACAACATGGGCTTCTGGATGCTGTTCACCCTCATCTGGGTCAAGATCCTGGCCTCGTCCATCACCCTGGGTTCGGGCGGCTCGGGCGGCATCTTCGCGCCCTCCCTGTTCATCGGCGCCATGACCGGCGGTGCGTTCGGCAGCCTGGTGCACACCCTGTTCCCGGGCATCACCGCCGACCCGGGGGCCTACGCCCTGGTGGCCATGGGCGGCGTGGTGGCGGGCACCACCTACGCGCCCATCACCGCCATCCTGATCATCTTCGAAATGACCGGCAAGTACTCCATCATCCTGCCGCTCATGCTCACCTGCATCACGGCCACGGTGCTCAACTCGACCATCAACCGCGCCTCCATCTACACCACCAAACTGCTGCGACGCGGCATCGACATCGAGGCGGGACGCGAACGCAATATCCTGCAATACATGCTGGTCAAGGAAATCATGACCACGGACATTATCAAGATCCCGGAATCCGCCACCCTGGAACGCATTCTCTGGGCCTTCAAGACCCACAACGCGCCCTACCTGCACGTGGTGGACGAAGAGGACAACCTCACGGGCATCATCTCCTTCCGCGACATCCGGCCTGTGCTCTACGAGGAAGACCTGCTGCAGCTGGTCATCGCCAAAGACCTGGCCACCACCAGCCTGGAAACCGTGACCGGCAGCGACACCCTGCAGACCGCCCTGGACCGCATGACCGACAAGGGCGTGTCACAGCTCCCGGTGTTGAAATCCGAAAGCTCCAGCCGTCTGATCGGCACCCTCACTGAACACGCGCTCAACACGGCCTACAACCAGCAACTGCTGCGCAAGGAGATCGACGAGGAGGAATGAGCCGTCCCGTAGCCCGACGCATCGCGGCGGACAACACCTTATCATGTGCAGGATTGCGAAACATATGGTTTACTTGCCGCATGATGAGCATTGTCCGCGCGATCAGCACAACCCCGCCCCTTTGCCGCACGGTCGGCATGTTCCTTGCGCTGTGCCTGGCCCTGGGCGGCTGCTCCCTGCTGAGCCTGCAGGAGGATGAGGCCCAGCGAAAGGCCTCGTTCTCCATCGTCGGTTTCGTAGACAACCTTGCCCCGGACAGCACCATCATCGTCTTTGCCGTGGACACGGAAGCCGGAAAAATCGGGGATTTCGACGTCCTCGACGAGGGAGGAGCCTTTGTGCTCTCCCTGCAGCGGGGATCCTACCGGGTCTTTGCCTTTGAAGACGCCAACCGGGACTCGACCTTCACGCAGGGCGAGCGCCTGTGCGGCGCGGGCGAAAGCCTGCTGGTCGACGGTGAATCCGTGGAGACCTATGTCCTGATCAGGATGCGGCTGCAGGGCAAAAGCGTTACCTGCCCGTACGACATCTCCGGCAGATTTTTCGTGGACCAAGAAAAAAGCCGTTTCAGAAAGCTGCAAACCGGAACAGTGGTGGACCTGGACATGCCCTTGTTCGCCCCCAAATACGCCCGGCAGGGACTCTGGACTCCGTTCAGGGCGTTCAAGGAACAAGGCGCGAAGATATTCTTCCTGGAGGCATATGATCCGTCCCGCCAGCCGGTGCTGTTCATTCACGGCCTGAACGGCTCGCCCCGCGACCTGGAACGCCTCATCCAGGGGCTTGACCGCAGCCGTTTCCAGCCGTGGGTCTATTACTATCCCACCGGACAGGCCCTGGATAAAAGCGCCCACGCCCTGTACCTGGAGCTGCTCACCCTGCGCTCCAGATACGGAAACTTCTCCCTGGACATCGTCGGGTACAGCCTCGGCGGGCTGGTGGGAAAACGATTCCTGGACCTGCACGGCCACCACATCAACCCCGTGAACCGGTTCATCTCCATTGCCACCCCCTGGGGGGGCATCAAAAGGCTGCGGAAGGGGTCAGGCAACTCACGGTCCCCATCCCCGTCTGGCAGAGCCTGATCCCCGGCGGCGAGGAGATACAGGGCATCGCCTCAACCCCGTTCCCCGAGACCACCCTGTTCTACCAGATATGCAGCTCCGCCCAGAACAACCCGACGGCCGCGCAACGCACCGACGGTTTCGTGCCGCTCGAAAGCCTTTACGACCCCCGCCTCATGCGCCAGGCGCAGCAGACCTACACCGTGGGCGAATCCCACGCCTCCATCATCCGCAGCGCCGAGGTGGCGGCCCTGGTCAACACCATCGTCTCCGGGCACCCCTCCAGCGCCGAATACAATTTTTAACTATTGCCAATCCGAAGCCCTTTTGGGTAAGTTGACGAAGTTTTTTTGGGGTTTCGGGGACCATACATCGCTCTTCAAAAGCGCTAATCCATCGGGTTTTCAGGAAGTTTTACACCTCCTGTCTCCATGCCGTTGCATTTTCCGCTGGTTGCCGCACTTGCGGCCATTTCCCCGTCATTCCCCACGACCCGACGATCCACAACACAGAGCAATACATGACTGACAGCAAAATCGCCCTGGTCACGGGCGCAAGCAAGGGCATCGGGGCTGCCATCGCCCGGGAACTGGCGCAAGACGGTTTCGATATCTGGCTCAACTACCGCAGCGACACGCCCGGCGCCGAAGCCGTGGCCGAGAGTATCCGGCAGGCGGGCCGCGCCTGCACCCTGCTGCAATTCGACGTGACCGACGCCCGCGCCTCGGAAGAGGCGCTCGCCCCCATGCTCGAAAAGGCCGTGCCCTTCGCCCTGGTCAACAATGCGGGGTTCGCCCGCGACTCGCTCATGATGATGATGGGGGAAAAGGACTGGGAAGGCGTGCTCAAGGTTC of Salidesulfovibrio onnuriiensis contains these proteins:
- a CDS encoding chloride channel protein; the protein is MQDAKSSFADRIRSNKNLNHLMLAIIIGVLAGYGAVLFKFVLKSMQWIFYQHAGDFLAYSSEVPTWSKIVMPAVGGLIVGLVVHFFAREAKGHGVPEVMQAIALRAGVIRKRVAAAKIFASAVTIGSGGSVGREGPMVQIGSSIGSSIGQLFKVPTIHMKTMIGCGAAAGIAATFNAPIAGVLFALEIIVGDWGVTSFSPVVLASVTATSISRYYFGDFPAFVIPDYNVVSLWEFCFYPFLGIATGLVGLSFTKILYAFEDASDAVKIVPEWFKPAIGGALLGIVVIFFPQSFGVGYGAMNLSLTNNMGFWMLFTLIWVKILASSITLGSGGSGGIFAPSLFIGAMTGGAFGSLVHTLFPGITADPGAYALVAMGGVVAGTTYAPITAILIIFEMTGKYSIILPLMLTCITATVLNSTINRASIYTTKLLRRGIDIEAGRERNILQYMLVKEIMTTDIIKIPESATLERILWAFKTHNAPYLHVVDEEDNLTGIISFRDIRPVLYEEDLLQLVIAKDLATTSLETVTGSDTLQTALDRMTDKGVSQLPVLKSESSSRLIGTLTEHALNTAYNQQLLRKEIDEEE
- a CDS encoding esterase/lipase family protein; translated protein: MMSIVRAISTTPPLCRTVGMFLALCLALGGCSLLSLQEDEAQRKASFSIVGFVDNLAPDSTIIVFAVDTEAGKIGDFDVLDEGGAFVLSLQRGSYRVFAFEDANRDSTFTQGERLCGAGESLLVDGESVETYVLIRMRLQGKSVTCPYDISGRFFVDQEKSRFRKLQTGTVVDLDMPLFAPKYARQGLWTPFRAFKEQGAKIFFLEAYDPSRQPVLFIHGLNGSPRDLERLIQGLDRSRFQPWVYYYPTGQALDKSAHALYLELLTLRSRYGNFSLDIVGYSLGGLVGKRFLDLHGHHINPVNRFISIATPWGGIKRLRKGSGNSRSPSPSGRA